From a region of the Neobacillus niacini genome:
- a CDS encoding YuiA family protein — translation MQSTSLDTKNCDYCSGTGYFQLLLGGSETCTCCEGSGKKQE, via the coding sequence ATGCAATCGACTAGTTTAGATACTAAAAATTGTGATTATTGTTCAGGTACGGGATATTTTCAATTACTGCTTGGGGGTTCTGAAACATGTACCTGCTGCGAGGGCTCTGGCAAGAAACAGGAATAA
- a CDS encoding NAD(P)/FAD-dependent oxidoreductase yields the protein MKNLVILGGGYGGMKILSELLPNHLPEDVRITLVDRVPYHCLKTEYYALAAGTVSDKELRVSFPEHPQLEIKYGEVTGIEKENKKVLLKDSEPISYDDLIIGLGCEDKYHGVPGADQYTYSIQSIEKSRRTYSVLNNLGPGSVVGIVGAGLSGVELASELSESRGDLKIKLFDRGKHILPAFPDRLSKYVENWFQKNNVEIINNSNITKVEENLLYNHDEPIPCDVIVWTAGIQANRVVRELGEEMDRSGRLIITPRHHLPNDEHVFVLGDCASLPHAPSAQLAEGQAEQIVEVLKKRWNGEEPPAEFPTIKLKGVLGSLGKKHGFGMMADRAITGRVARLLKSGVLWLYKYHNG from the coding sequence ATGAAAAACCTTGTAATTCTCGGTGGAGGTTACGGCGGAATGAAGATATTGAGCGAACTTCTTCCAAACCATTTACCCGAGGATGTAAGAATTACACTTGTTGACCGCGTACCATACCATTGCTTAAAAACTGAATATTATGCCTTGGCGGCAGGAACTGTTTCGGATAAGGAGCTGCGCGTTTCTTTTCCAGAGCATCCTCAATTAGAAATTAAATATGGTGAGGTTACAGGAATAGAAAAAGAAAATAAAAAGGTCCTGCTAAAAGATTCCGAGCCGATTTCCTATGATGACCTAATTATTGGTCTGGGCTGTGAAGATAAGTATCACGGCGTCCCAGGCGCTGATCAATACACCTACAGCATTCAAAGCATCGAAAAATCCCGTCGTACGTACTCAGTTCTAAACAATTTAGGACCTGGGTCAGTAGTTGGGATCGTAGGAGCAGGTCTTAGTGGGGTAGAGCTTGCCAGTGAATTAAGTGAAAGCCGCGGCGACCTAAAGATTAAACTATTTGATCGTGGCAAACACATTCTTCCAGCATTTCCAGATCGTTTAAGTAAATATGTTGAAAATTGGTTTCAAAAAAATAATGTTGAAATCATCAACAACTCAAATATCACCAAAGTTGAAGAGAATTTACTCTATAATCATGATGAACCCATCCCGTGTGATGTGATTGTTTGGACAGCTGGTATCCAGGCTAATAGGGTTGTTCGTGAATTAGGGGAAGAAATGGACCGTTCAGGAAGACTCATCATTACGCCACGTCATCATTTACCCAATGATGAGCACGTTTTTGTGTTAGGTGATTGTGCTAGTCTTCCACATGCCCCTAGTGCTCAATTAGCAGAGGGACAGGCGGAGCAAATCGTCGAAGTGTTGAAAAAGCGCTGGAATGGCGAGGAGCCGCCAGCTGAATTCCCAACGATTAAGTTAAAAGGTGTTCTTGGTTCACTTGGTAAGAAACATGGTTTCGGGATGATGGCCGACAGAGCGATAACCGGTCGAGTGGCACGCCTCCTAAAATCAGGTGTTCTTTGGCTCTACAAGTATCATAATGGATAA
- a CDS encoding YuzB family protein, whose amino-acid sequence MFMPIIEFCMSNLASGAQKALERLEKDPNLDIIEYGCLGYCGKCASTLFALVNGEVVTGQTPDELVDNIYQYLDDNPMF is encoded by the coding sequence ATGTTTATGCCAATTATTGAATTTTGTATGAGTAATCTCGCCAGTGGCGCTCAAAAAGCACTGGAAAGGTTAGAAAAAGACCCAAACCTTGATATTATTGAATATGGATGTCTTGGGTATTGCGGGAAATGTGCTTCCACTCTTTTTGCGCTTGTGAATGGAGAAGTTGTAACAGGCCAAACACCGGATGAACTAGTTGATAATATTTACCAATATTTAGACGATAATCCAATGTTTTAA
- a CDS encoding YuzD family protein has translation MTNFTVEIILYGAEQLCPSCVNLPSSKETFEWLEAAISRKFPNQPFKMTYVDIYQPPQESEKEAFAKRVIEEDLFYPVVVIKDKIVGEGNPRLKTIFNELEKCGYKSI, from the coding sequence ATGACTAATTTTACAGTTGAAATTATCCTTTATGGTGCAGAACAATTATGTCCAAGCTGTGTAAATTTACCCTCCTCAAAGGAAACATTCGAATGGCTTGAGGCAGCAATTTCAAGAAAGTTTCCTAATCAACCATTCAAGATGACCTATGTTGATATTTATCAACCGCCTCAAGAAAGCGAAAAAGAAGCTTTTGCAAAGAGAGTTATTGAAGAAGATCTGTTTTATCCAGTGGTTGTGATTAAAGATAAAATAGTGGGCGAAGGAAACCCGCGCTTAAAAACAATATTTAATGAGTTGGAAAAATGTGGCTATAAATCCATATAA
- a CDS encoding HesB/IscA family protein: MSNDVIILTEAAALQIKEMMKHNEEEGALLRVSVKGGGCSGLSYGMGFDHEVKEEDLHFVQHGIQILVAKEDAPILNGTKVDYKQSMMGGGFTIDNPNAIASCGCGSSFRTATAAGTPEEC; the protein is encoded by the coding sequence ATGAGTAACGATGTAATTATTTTAACAGAAGCTGCGGCTCTCCAAATAAAAGAAATGATGAAACATAACGAAGAAGAAGGAGCTCTTTTACGAGTTAGTGTAAAGGGCGGTGGCTGTAGTGGTTTATCCTACGGTATGGGATTTGACCACGAAGTGAAGGAAGAGGATCTTCATTTTGTTCAGCATGGCATTCAAATACTTGTTGCTAAAGAGGATGCTCCTATATTAAATGGCACAAAGGTTGATTATAAGCAATCGATGATGGGCGGCGGATTTACGATTGACAATCCAAACGCAATTGCGTCTTGCGGCTGTGGTTCATCGTTTAGAACAGCAACAGCAGCAGGAACACCAGAAGAATGTTAA
- a CDS encoding NAD(P)/FAD-dependent oxidoreductase, which produces MQEDQKVYDITIIGGGPTGLFTAFYGGMRQASVKIIESLPQLGGQLSALYPEKYIYDVAGFPKVRAQELINNLKEQMAKFEPAVALEQSVEKLEKQEDGTFKLTTNSEVHYSKTVIITAGNGAFQPRRLELESAAQYERKNLHYFIDDLNKFAGQKVVVFGGGDSAVDWALMLEPIAKEVTIVHRRDKFRAHEHSVENLHNSKVIVKTPFVPAELIGDDSGIKQVVLTGVNGDGREAIDVDAVICNYGFVSSLGPIKEWGLAIEKNSIVVNSKMETNVPGIYAAGDICTYEGKVKLIACGFGEAPTAVNNAKAFIDPKAKIQPLHSSSMFGK; this is translated from the coding sequence GTGCAAGAAGATCAAAAAGTTTATGATATTACCATTATCGGGGGCGGTCCTACCGGTCTATTTACAGCCTTTTACGGCGGAATGAGACAAGCTTCTGTAAAAATTATTGAAAGCCTGCCACAATTAGGTGGTCAATTATCGGCACTATACCCTGAAAAATATATTTACGATGTTGCAGGGTTCCCAAAAGTCCGTGCACAAGAACTAATTAATAACCTAAAAGAGCAAATGGCTAAGTTTGAACCAGCTGTTGCTTTAGAGCAATCCGTCGAGAAATTAGAAAAACAAGAGGACGGTACTTTCAAATTAACAACCAATTCGGAAGTTCACTATTCAAAAACAGTCATTATTACAGCAGGTAATGGTGCATTTCAACCACGCCGTTTAGAGCTTGAGAGTGCTGCACAATATGAGCGAAAAAACCTTCATTACTTTATTGACGACCTTAACAAATTTGCAGGTCAAAAAGTTGTCGTTTTCGGCGGCGGTGATTCAGCTGTTGACTGGGCATTAATGTTAGAACCTATTGCAAAAGAAGTAACGATTGTTCACCGAAGAGATAAATTCAGAGCACACGAGCATAGTGTTGAGAACTTGCATAACTCTAAAGTAATCGTTAAAACTCCTTTTGTACCAGCAGAGTTAATCGGAGATGACAGCGGTATAAAACAAGTGGTCCTTACTGGGGTTAATGGTGATGGCAGGGAAGCAATTGATGTTGATGCTGTTATTTGTAACTATGGCTTCGTTTCCTCACTAGGTCCAATAAAAGAGTGGGGCTTGGCAATCGAGAAGAATTCCATTGTCGTAAATTCTAAAATGGAAACAAATGTACCAGGAATCTATGCTGCTGGAGATATTTGTACCTATGAAGGGAAAGTAAAATTGATTGCCTGTGGATTTGGTGAAGCGCCAACAGCTGTTAACAACGCGAAAGCATTTATCGATCCAAAAGCAAAAATCCAGCCTCTTCACAGTTCATCTATGTTTGGCAAATAA
- a CDS encoding NAD(P)/FAD-dependent oxidoreductase, with product MKKPKIVIVGAGYGGLMTTVRLQKLVGVNEADIVLINKNDYHYETTWLHEASAGTLHHDRVRYDIRDVIDRSKVDFVQDTVVEIKKEEKKVILEKGEVEYDYLVIALGGEPETFGIKGLKEYAFGITNVNSSRQLREHIEYQFATYNMEEEKNDNRLVIVVGGAGFTGIEFLGELTNRIPELCHEYDVDSHKVKILCVEAAPTVLPGFDLELVNYAVSQLERKGVEFLIGTAIKECTPDGIIVAKGEEEPREIKAETVVWAAGVRGNSIIEKSGFEAMRGRVKVQPDLRVPGFDDVFIIGDSSLVINEEINRPYPPTAQIAMQQGEVVARNLAALVRGKQDLETFTFDNKGTVCSLGHDDAIGVVFGKKVTGAKASFMKKVVDNRSLYMIGGAGLVLKKGKFNVF from the coding sequence TTGAAAAAGCCAAAAATTGTTATTGTTGGTGCGGGTTATGGCGGGCTAATGACAACTGTAAGGTTGCAAAAGCTTGTTGGTGTAAATGAAGCGGATATCGTGTTAATTAATAAAAATGATTACCATTATGAAACGACTTGGCTGCATGAGGCTTCTGCAGGAACACTTCATCATGACCGTGTACGTTACGATATACGTGATGTTATTGATAGAAGTAAGGTTGATTTTGTTCAGGATACAGTTGTAGAAATCAAGAAAGAAGAGAAAAAGGTAATTCTAGAAAAAGGCGAAGTTGAGTATGACTATCTCGTTATTGCTCTTGGTGGAGAACCTGAAACCTTTGGAATTAAGGGATTAAAGGAATATGCTTTTGGAATTACCAATGTAAATTCATCACGTCAATTACGTGAGCATATTGAGTATCAATTTGCCACTTATAACATGGAAGAAGAAAAGAATGACAATCGTTTAGTTATCGTTGTTGGCGGAGCAGGCTTTACAGGTATTGAATTCTTAGGTGAATTAACAAATCGTATACCTGAGCTATGTCACGAATATGATGTAGATTCTCATAAAGTAAAAATTCTCTGTGTAGAAGCAGCACCAACTGTTTTGCCAGGGTTTGATCTTGAACTAGTTAACTATGCTGTATCACAATTAGAGCGTAAAGGGGTAGAATTCTTAATTGGGACTGCAATTAAAGAATGTACTCCAGATGGAATCATCGTAGCGAAAGGTGAAGAAGAACCACGTGAAATTAAGGCAGAAACCGTAGTATGGGCTGCTGGTGTACGTGGGAATTCAATCATTGAGAAATCAGGTTTTGAAGCAATGAGAGGTCGTGTCAAAGTTCAGCCTGACCTACGTGTACCAGGATTTGATGATGTATTTATTATCGGTGACAGCTCACTTGTGATCAATGAAGAAATCAATCGTCCATATCCTCCTACTGCACAAATTGCTATGCAGCAGGGTGAAGTCGTTGCTCGTAACTTAGCTGCATTGGTAAGAGGCAAGCAGGATCTTGAAACCTTTACGTTTGATAATAAAGGAACCGTTTGTTCACTTGGTCATGACGATGCCATTGGAGTTGTGTTTGGCAAAAAAGTAACTGGTGCTAAGGCGTCCTTTATGAAAAAAGTAGTCGATAATCGTTCGCTATACATGATTGGCGGCGCAGGGCTTGTATTAAAAAAGGGTAAATTTAATGTTTTCTAA
- a CDS encoding leucyl aminopeptidase: MFDVKSEFDLKESHEGLLIGLFDKPEKFTGILEKLDEQFEGQLRELVRTGDISAKFKNISKVHSFGKIGAKRIWFVGLGKEKDFNFERLCEALGKAFKALKASKLQECGALLDSFTAGSVNELEAAHAVSEAFSLATYQFQGYKQKSNEPEKRIEKITVYSESTDKEEISASLTVGLAFGKGTNSARTLVNIPGNLLTAKDMAEYARELAAKYDFEVEILDKEEIEKLGMGAFLAVNQGSTEPPKMIVLKYQGKERWQDVIGLVGKGITFDTGGYSIKTKAGIVGMKSDMGGAAAVLGAMEIIGELKPEQNVVAVIPSTDNMISGNAFKPDDVITSMSGKTIEVLNTDAEGRLVLADAVTYAKHHGAEYLVDVATLTGGVITALGLHTTGAMTNHETLYKQVLEASMEAGEPMWQLPLFEKDKERVRNSKVADLNNSPGSEGHAIVAGAFIGEFTEGTPWVHLDIAGTATTSKEHDLGPAGATGVMTRTLALFVERFEPIEK, encoded by the coding sequence ATGTTTGATGTTAAAAGTGAATTTGACCTCAAAGAAAGTCACGAGGGATTGCTTATTGGACTTTTTGATAAACCCGAAAAGTTTACGGGTATCTTAGAGAAGTTGGATGAACAATTTGAAGGTCAATTAAGAGAGCTTGTCAGAACAGGTGATATTTCAGCAAAGTTTAAAAATATTAGCAAAGTACATAGCTTCGGAAAAATCGGAGCAAAAAGAATTTGGTTTGTGGGTCTTGGAAAAGAAAAGGATTTCAACTTTGAGAGGCTGTGTGAGGCTTTAGGGAAGGCGTTTAAAGCGTTAAAAGCAAGTAAGCTCCAAGAATGTGGCGCTCTGTTGGATTCCTTTACAGCGGGTTCAGTAAACGAACTAGAAGCAGCACATGCTGTAAGTGAGGCTTTTTCGCTTGCCACCTACCAATTCCAGGGTTACAAGCAAAAATCGAATGAACCGGAAAAAAGAATCGAAAAGATTACCGTCTATAGTGAGAGTACGGATAAGGAAGAAATTTCTGCTTCGCTGACAGTAGGTCTAGCTTTTGGGAAAGGAACCAACTCCGCTCGTACACTCGTAAATATTCCAGGCAATCTGCTTACCGCAAAGGACATGGCGGAATATGCCCGAGAGCTAGCTGCTAAATATGACTTTGAAGTTGAAATTCTTGATAAAGAGGAAATTGAGAAATTAGGTATGGGGGCTTTTCTAGCTGTTAACCAAGGTTCAACAGAGCCTCCTAAGATGATTGTTCTTAAGTACCAAGGGAAAGAACGATGGCAGGACGTTATTGGACTGGTTGGAAAAGGAATCACCTTTGATACAGGCGGCTATTCTATTAAAACGAAAGCTGGTATTGTGGGTATGAAATCGGATATGGGAGGAGCCGCTGCCGTTCTAGGTGCCATGGAAATCATCGGGGAATTAAAACCGGAACAAAACGTTGTCGCTGTTATTCCTTCAACGGATAATATGATTTCAGGTAATGCCTTTAAGCCGGATGATGTCATCACCTCAATGAGCGGGAAGACAATCGAGGTGTTAAATACTGACGCTGAAGGCCGTCTTGTGTTAGCAGATGCTGTCACCTATGCAAAGCACCATGGTGCGGAATATTTGGTTGATGTTGCTACCTTAACAGGTGGTGTTATTACGGCACTTGGATTACATACAACCGGTGCGATGACGAATCACGAAACACTGTATAAACAAGTATTAGAAGCCTCAATGGAGGCAGGAGAGCCGATGTGGCAATTACCGTTGTTTGAGAAGGATAAAGAACGAGTTAGAAACAGTAAAGTAGCAGATTTAAATAATTCTCCTGGTAGTGAGGGTCATGCCATTGTAGCAGGTGCCTTTATAGGGGAATTTACCGAGGGGACTCCTTGGGTTCATTTGGATATCGCTGGGACTGCTACGACATCTAAGGAACACGATCTTGGTCCTGCAGGAGCGACGGGTGTAATGACTCGTACACTCGCCCTATTCGTAGAACGATTTGAACCAATCGAAAAATAA
- a CDS encoding NUDIX hydrolase, with translation MSNKAKRGKVWLAVGGLVKSSQGHWLVVKKRYGGLKGKWSLPAGFVDEGETADEAVVREVKEETGIDCVVKGLIGLRTGVISEEISDNMLVFLLEPLDEGKIQHQENELYEARFIAPEDLLQEKEASIMLHYLIKQSLTFTKPGYDGLNPGDQFNYSAYKLFF, from the coding sequence ATGAGTAATAAAGCGAAGCGAGGAAAGGTTTGGCTAGCAGTGGGCGGGTTAGTTAAATCTTCTCAGGGACATTGGCTGGTTGTTAAAAAGCGTTATGGTGGTCTAAAGGGAAAATGGTCACTGCCTGCAGGATTTGTAGACGAGGGTGAAACGGCAGATGAAGCAGTAGTTAGGGAGGTAAAGGAAGAAACCGGTATAGATTGCGTTGTTAAAGGTTTGATTGGGCTAAGAACAGGGGTCATTTCAGAAGAAATTAGTGATAATATGCTCGTCTTTTTACTCGAACCATTAGATGAAGGGAAAATCCAACATCAGGAAAATGAACTGTATGAGGCAAGGTTTATTGCACCTGAAGATCTCCTTCAGGAAAAAGAGGCTTCGATTATGCTGCATTATCTTATCAAACAAAGTCTCACATTTACCAAGCCTGGATATGATGGGCTAAACCCTGGTGATCAGTTTAACTATAGTGCTTATAAATTATTTTTCTAA
- a CDS encoding NifU family protein: MAEQVQEMFEQVQEVLDKLRPFLLRDGGDCELVDVEDGIVKLRLLGACGSCPSSTITLKAGIERALLEEVPGVVEVEQVF; the protein is encoded by the coding sequence ATGGCAGAACAAGTACAAGAAATGTTTGAGCAGGTTCAGGAAGTATTAGATAAATTACGTCCATTTCTTCTTCGTGATGGAGGAGATTGTGAGTTAGTTGATGTTGAGGATGGTATTGTTAAACTTCGTTTATTAGGTGCATGCGGCAGCTGCCCAAGCTCAACAATTACCCTAAAAGCCGGAATCGAAAGAGCACTTTTAGAAGAAGTTCCTGGCGTTGTCGAAGTAGAACAAGTATTTTAA
- a CDS encoding YuiB family protein: MQMSIVVLIISILLFFVLFFGIGFILNMLLRMSWIMAFIYPIIAIFIVDKVKFIEYITDSKIAFQELGQKLGSLATADVLILLSGLAGAIAAGVTIKMLRKNGYQMF, encoded by the coding sequence ATGCAGATGAGTATTGTTGTTTTAATTATATCGATTTTATTATTCTTTGTGTTGTTTTTTGGAATTGGTTTTATACTAAATATGCTTTTAAGAATGTCCTGGATTATGGCATTTATCTATCCAATTATTGCTATATTTATCGTTGATAAGGTAAAGTTTATCGAATATATAACAGATAGTAAAATAGCGTTTCAAGAACTTGGTCAAAAATTAGGGTCATTGGCAACAGCAGATGTCCTGATACTACTTAGCGGGTTAGCCGGTGCGATTGCTGCCGGTGTTACAATCAAAATGTTACGAAAAAATGGTTATCAAATGTTTTAA
- a CDS encoding hotdog fold thioesterase: MIKNTLIETLGIEITHLEPGKVIATMPVDERTRQPFGLLHGGASVALAETVASIGAFELVDKETEGAAGLEINANHVRPITEGTVTAVGTILHQGKTTMVWDIKITDEKDRLICISRCTIAVIKLKK; the protein is encoded by the coding sequence ATGATCAAAAACACATTAATTGAAACATTAGGAATTGAAATAACACATTTAGAGCCAGGAAAAGTTATTGCCACTATGCCAGTGGATGAAAGAACACGCCAGCCATTTGGTTTATTGCATGGTGGTGCTTCCGTGGCACTAGCCGAAACCGTCGCGAGTATTGGAGCTTTTGAATTGGTTGATAAAGAAACAGAAGGAGCAGCAGGTTTAGAAATTAACGCCAACCATGTTCGACCCATTACCGAAGGAACCGTCACAGCGGTAGGAACGATTCTGCACCAAGGAAAAACAACGATGGTTTGGGATATTAAAATTACGGATGAAAAGGATCGACTCATTTGTATTTCAAGATGTACAATCGCAGTTATTAAATTGAAAAAGTGA
- a CDS encoding 3D domain-containing protein → MNKLKNWTKRFAMAVLFLMAILVTIQSITGIDVKLFIKQMVELEAHAASNATTSESPKALEDAFDWSKYPKKTVIATGYTAGYESTGKNENHPEYGITYSGVKVKRDLYSTVAADLSVFPIGTILFIPGYGLGVVADKGGAIKGNKVDLYYETVEDVYNKWGKKEIEVYIIEQGNGKLTETELQALNEDKSMQVFRQQYIGSERK, encoded by the coding sequence ATGAATAAATTGAAAAATTGGACAAAGCGTTTTGCGATGGCCGTTCTTTTCCTGATGGCAATTCTAGTGACTATTCAATCTATCACAGGTATTGATGTTAAACTATTCATTAAACAAATGGTAGAACTCGAAGCCCATGCAGCTTCCAACGCCACAACCTCAGAGTCGCCGAAAGCACTAGAGGATGCCTTTGATTGGTCGAAATATCCGAAAAAAACAGTAATCGCAACAGGATATACAGCAGGTTATGAATCCACAGGTAAAAATGAAAACCATCCTGAGTATGGAATCACCTATTCAGGAGTCAAAGTAAAACGAGATTTATATTCAACTGTAGCTGCAGACCTATCGGTTTTTCCGATTGGAACGATTCTATTCATTCCTGGATATGGGTTAGGGGTTGTGGCAGACAAAGGTGGAGCTATTAAAGGAAATAAAGTCGATCTTTATTATGAAACTGTTGAGGACGTATATAACAAGTGGGGTAAAAAGGAAATCGAAGTATATATTATAGAGCAGGGAAATGGAAAACTTACTGAAACGGAGTTACAAGCCTTAAATGAAGACAAATCTATGCAGGTATTCCGTCAGCAGTATATTGGTTCAGAGAGAAAATAG